The DNA region CGGGCCCACGAACACCGTGAACTCCCCGTCCTCAATGGTGAGATCGAGAGGCGGGATGACTTCCACATCCCCGAAGCTTTTGGTGACCTGATTGAGTTGGATCTGTCCCATGCGTTTTCCTTTGCGCGTCGGCCTGGCTTCGGCAGAGCTTTATTTCACGGCACCGAAGGTGAGGCCGCGGACGAGTTGCTTTTGGCTGAACCAGCCGAGGATGAGGATCGGCGCGATGGCCATGGTGGAGGCCGCGCTGAGCTTGGCGAAGAAGAGGCCCTCGGGGCTCGAATAGCTCGCGATGAAGGCGGTGAGCGGCGCGGCGCTCGCGGCTGTCAGGTTCAACGTCCAGAACGCCTCGTTCCAGGCGAGAATGAAGTTCAGGAGAACGGTGGAGGCGATCCCCGGCACGGCCATGGGGGTCAGCACGTAGAGGATTTCTTCGCGCAGACGCGCGCCGTCCATGCGCGCGGCCTCGAGGATCTCGCCGGGGATTTCCTTGAAGTAGGTGTAGAGCATCCAAACGATGATCGGCAGGTTGATCAGCATCAGCACGAGAATGAGCCCGCCCCGCGTGTCCAGAAGATTGAACTCCACGAAGATAAGCGAGATCGGATAAAGAACCCCGACCGCAGGCAGCATCTTCGTGGAGAGCATCCAGAGCAGGATGTCCTTCGTGCGCCGCGAGGGCACGAACGCCATGGACCACGCGGCCGGCACCGCGATGAGGATGCCAAGGAGCGTGGAGCCCCCGGCGATGAAGACGGAGTTCCAAAGGAAGCGCATGTAGTCGGAGCGGTCCTGCACCACCGCGTAGTTCTCCAACGTCCAATCGAAGTTGAAGAAGAGCGGCGGGTCGTTGATCGCCTGCGCCTCGGTTTTGAAGCTGGTCAAAATCGTCCAGTAGATCGGAAAGAAGATGATGAGCGCGATCGTCCAGGCGGCGGCCGTGGTGAGGATCTTGCGGCGGGGCGTGATGGCGCGGGCCATGTCAGGTCCTTCCCGTTGGGCGCGTGGCCCTCATGTGCAGAGGGGGACGCGCGGCGGTGCGCGGGGCAGGGGAGGGGCAACGATCAGGCATCGAGGTTCTTCCCGACAATGCGCATGAGGAAGATCGCCACGATGTTGGCAAGGATGATTGCGTAAACGCCGCCCGCGGACCCTAGTCCGATGTTCTGGCTGTCGATGACGCGCTGGAAAATGAGGTAGGTGAGCGTCCGGGTCCCGAAGGCGCCGCCCGTCGTCACGAAGATCTCCGCGAAAATCGACAGGAGGAAAATGGTCTGGATCAGGATCACGATCGTGATCGCGCGGCTCAGATGCGGCAGCACGATGTGCCAGAAGCGCTTGAGCGGCGGTGCCCCGTCCATCTCGGCGGCTTCGAGCTGTTCGCTGTCGAGCGACTGGATCGCCGTGAGCAGGATCAGCGTCGCGAACGGCAGCCATTGCCAGGACACGATGAGGACGATGGAGCCGAGCGGCACGTCCGAGAGCCAGGAGATCGGGTCAGCCCCGAAGAAGCGCCAAAGATGCGCGAAGATGCCGTTCACCGGGTCCATGAGCATGTTCTTCCAGACCAGCGCGGAGACGGTCGGCATCACGAAAAACGGTGCGATGACGAGGATCCGCACGGCTCCCTGACCCCACATCGGCTGATCAAGGAGCATCGCGAGCAGCACGCCAAGAACCACCGTGATCAGGAGCACGCCGCCGACCATGACAAGCGTCGTTTGCACACTGGGCCAGAAAGAGCTCGAAGACAGGAAGCGGGCGTAATTCTCGAAGCCGACCCAGTCCAAGCCGCGCTCCAGGCTGTCCCCGCGCAGGGGCAGGTAGCGCTTGAACGAAAAGAAGAGCGTCATCGTGAGCGGCACGAGCATCCAGCCGAGAAGCAGGATGACCGCCGGGGCCATCATCACGCGGGCTGCAGATCGGGAGGCTTTGGTTGCCATCGGTCAGCTTTCTGGATCAGGCGTTTCGATCGGCTTCATGGGAAGCGTCCAACATGCAGACCAGCGCTCGTGGCGGTGGCCGTGTTGGCTCGAAAGGGAAATCCGAGGGCAACTTGCGCCGCCCCCGGACTGGGAGGACCCGTTTCTAGCGGTAGCCCGCCGCTTCCATCGCGTCGTTCACGATGGCCTGCGCCTTGCCGAGTGCCTCGTCGACCGACTGCTGCCCGGCATAGACCGCCGAGAACTCCTGGCTCACCTCGGTCCAGAAGCCGGCCCATTCCGGGATGGCTGCGAACTGGATGCCGACGTAGGGGACAGGGTCCACGGTCGGATTGTTCGGGTCAGCGGACAGGATGGAGTCGAGCGTCTTTTGGGCGAAGGCCACCTCCTGATACTCCGGCGTCTCATAGAGCGACTGCCGCGCGCCCGGAGGGACATTGGCCCAGCCTTCGTTCTCCGCGACGAGTTCAATGTAGTCCTTGGAGGTCGCCCATTCGATGAACTGCTTGGCCTCGGCCTCCTGCTGGGTGCCCGCAGGAATTGCGAGAGCCCAGGCCCAGAGCCAGTTGGAGCGCTTGCCCAGACCGTTGTCGGGTGCCAGCGCGAAACCCACGCTGTCGGCCACGGTGCTGTCATCGCCGGTCACGAAGGACGCGGCCACGGTGGCGTCGATCCACATGCCGCACTTGCCCTGATTGAAGAGCGACAGGTTCTCGTTGAAGCCGTTCGTGGCGTAGCCCGTCGGGCCGCTCTCGTTCATCATGTCGACGAAGAAGGTGAGGGTGTTGTTCCACTCTTCGCTGTCGAGCTGCGCGTTCCAGTTTTCATCGAACACGCGTGCGCCGAACGAGTTGGCCATGGCATTGATGAAGGCGCCGCCTTCACCCCAGCCAGCCTTGCCACGCAGGCAGATGCCGTTGATGTCGTTGTCGCGGTCGGTCATTGCCGCCGCTGCCTCACGGATGAATTCCCAGCTCGGCGCGTCAGGCATCTCCAGACCGGCTGCCTCCATCAGGTCGGTGCGGAACATGACCATGGAGCTTTCGCCGTAAAACGGTGCCGCAAAGAGCGTGCCGTCGTGGCTCAGACCCCCACGCATGGCGGGCAGGATGTCGTCGACGTCGTACTCGGCGGAAAGATCATCGAGCGGCACGAGCCACTCATTGGAGCCCCAGATCGGGGCTTCGTACATCCCGATCGTCATGATGTCGAAAGCACCGCCATTCGTGGTGATGTCAGTGGTGACACGCTGGCGAAGGACGTTCTCCTCGAGGGTCACCCACTCGACCGCGATCCCGCTCTCTTCCGTAAATTGGTCGGTGTATCGCTGCATGCGGATCATGTCGCCGTTATTGACGGTGGCGATCGTGATCGTCGCGCTGTGGCCATCTGCGAAGGCAGCCGAGCTGGCAATGATTGCAAGCGAACTGGCCGCACAGAGTGCAGTCATCTTACGCATCCGTTTTCCTCCCTAACTGGATGATCTCTCAACGCTAGTGGAGGAACTGCCGCGGCGTCAATGAATTATTTACGCGCGTTAAAAATACACGGTCCTAGGCGCTGTCGCGCATGAGAAGCTTGCCCTCTATTCGCGTGCTTTTCCAAGCATCTACGTTGCCCTCGATCGCACGGAAGAGCGTGTCGACCGCGGTCTTGGAGACGGTGTCATAGTCGTGGGAAATGGTTGTCAGCGGTGGGCACGTATAGCGCGAATGCGGGTGCCCATCCTGGCCTGCCACACGAATCGCGCAGTCCGGATCGCGCCCGATCTTCAGCCCCCGTTCATAGCAGGCTGTGAGCAATCCGATGGCGAGGCGGTCGTTGCTGCAAAGCACCGTGTTGGTCCTGAAAAGGCCCTTCGCCAGGGCCTCATGGCCGCCCACGCGCCCGATCTCCTCGAAGCCCCAGCCTTCTCCGTCGATCGATACGACCTGCGGGTCGTGGCCGAAGCTCTCCATGGCGTTGATGTAGGCCTGGCGACGGCGGTGGGCGTTGGGGTTGGCGGGGGTCTTCATCTCGAAGAAGCAAGGGGGCTCCCCCGTGCGGCAGAGGTAGTCGGCGATATGCGTGGTGAACTGGGCGTTGTCGGAGCCCACGAATGCGAGGCCGAGCTCGTCCACGGAGCTGTCGAAGATCAGCGTCGGCACGTCTTCGCAGAAGCGGCGGAGGGCCTCCTTGTTCGACGTTCGGCCAAGCGGCGCAAGCAGCACGCCCGCAGGCTTGAGGGCGCGAAGATTGTCGAGCAGTTCCTCCTCGTGAGACGCGCTGCCATGGGCGCTGAAGAGCGTCGGGCGGTAGCCCGCGTGGATACACCGCTCCTCGAGCGTGCGCGCGATCTCGGCAAAATAGGGGTCGACGAGAAGAGGCACGACAATGCCGATCGTCTTCGTCAGCTTCCGGTTCTGGTTCACCGCGTAGATGTTGGGCCGATACTCATGCTCCCGCAGGGCAGCCTCGATGCGCTCGCGAATTTTTGGACGAACACTCGAGGGATCGTTGAAGAATTTTGAGACGGTCGGGCGTGAGATGCCGCTGACGGCGGCGAACTCTTCCATGTTCCGAATTCTCGTCTTTGTCATCTCCGGCACCCGCTTGAATGGGACCAGATTACAATTTATCGCGCGGCAAAAATCAATGTTCTGGAAGAAACAATCGGCAAGCTCCTCATGTCGCATGACAATTCGGCACCCTGCGGGCGCTCTGCCCGCCAATAGATCATCGATGCAAGAGCGCGCGAGCGTGTGCCCGGTTTTTCATCGGATTGGCCTTTCCCTCCGACGCGCGGCATGATGAGGTATCGTGATAGGCCGCGTCCCAAGGCGGCACGACACACGATCAGGGAGAACACCATGACCAAGCTCACAGGCTTCATGGCCATGGCCACGCTTTTGTCGACGACGACACTGGCAACGGCCGAGACACTGCGCTGGGCGCGCGCGGGCGACGCGCTGACGCTCGATCCCCACGCGCAGAACGAGGGGCCGACGCACACGATCCGGCACCAGATGTACGAGCCGCTCATCATCCGCGACACGACCGGAGCCTTCGAGCCCGCCCTTGCCACGTCGTGGTCCCCCAGCGAGGAAGATCCAAACGTCTGGATATTCGAACTTCGTGAGGGTGTGACCTTCCACGGGGGCGAAGAGTTCACCGCCGAGGACGTCGTGTTTTCCTACGAGCGCGCGAAGCAGCCGAACTCCGACATGAAAGAACTGATCGGCTCGATCACCGAGGTGCGCGCAGTCGACGATTTCACCATCGAGATGGTCACCGACGGGCCGAACCCGATCCTTCCTTCGAACCTCACCAACCTCTTCATCATGGACAAGGGCTGGTCCGAGGCGAACAACACCGTGAACGTGCAGGATTTCGAGGGCGGCGAGATCACCTTTGCCACCACGAACGCCAACGGCACCGGGCCCTACATGCTCCAATCCCGTGAGCCCGACGTGCGCACGGTCATGGTCCGCAACGACGACTACTGGGGCATCGACGAGTTCCCCATGGAAGTGACGGAGATCGTCTACACGCCGATCCAGAACGCCGCGACCCGCGTGGCGGCGCTCCTGTCAGGCGAGGTCAATTTCCTTCAGGACATGCCGGTGCAAGACCTCGCCCGGGTCGATGACGCCGAGGGCCTCGTCGTCAAGCAGGCGCCGCAGAACCGGGTGATCTTCTTCGGGATGAACCAGGGCGCGGCCGATATCGAGGCAGACAACGTCGACGGGGCCAACCCGCTCGCCGATGTGCGCGTGCGCAAGGCCATGTCCATGGCCATCAATCGCGATGCCATCCAGCAGGTCGTCATGCGCGGCCAGTCCGAGCCCGCGGGCATGATCGCGCCTCCCTTCGTGAATGGCTGGACCGCGGAGATGGACGCCGAGTCCTCCACCGACATCGCCATGGCGCAAGAGCTCATGGCCGAGGCAGGCTATGGCGATGGCTTCTCCATCCGGCTCGATTGCCCCAACGACCGCTACATCAACGACGAGGCGATCTGCCAGGCGGCCGTGGGCATGCTGGGCCAGATCGGCGTCACGGTGAACCTCGACGCCAAGCCCAAGGCACAGCACTTCCCGCTCATCACTGACGGGCAGACCGACTTCTACATGCTGGGCTGGGGCGTGCCGACCTATGACAGCGAGTACGTCTTCAACTTCCTCGTCCATGGCCGCGAGAGCGACATCGGCACGTGGAACGGCACGGGCTTCGACAACGACGAGATCGACGCCAAGATCAGGTCGCTGGCATCGAACACCGACCTCGAGGCGCGCAATGCCGACATCGCCGATATCTGGCGCGTTGTGCAGGACGAAGCGCTTTACATCCCCATTCACCACCAGGTGCTGAACTGGGGCATGGCCGAGGGCGTGGGGATCGAGGTCGATCCCGAGGATCAGCCCAAGGTGAAGTATTTCACCATGAGCACCATGAACTAAGTCCCGAGGGCCGCCTGGTTTCCGGGCGGCCCTTCCCTTTGGTCCGCAACAACCAAGGAACGTCCCATGCTTCGCTTCTCCACAGCGCTCGCCCTCGTTCTGGCCCTTCCGGCCAGCGCCGAGGAATTCAACTTCGCCGTCACGACCGATCCGCAGACCATGGATCCCCACGCGGTCAACTCCGCGCCGGTGCTCGGCTTCTTGAATAATGTCTACGAAGGCCTCGTCCGGCGCGGCAAGGACATGTCCATCGAGCCTTCGCTGGCCGTGAGCTGGGAACCCATCGGAGACGGAGAGGGCTGGCGCTTCAACCTCCGCGAGGGCGTCACTTTCCAGGACGGCTCGGCATTCAACGCCGATGACGTCATTTTCTCTTACGAGCGCGCGTCCTCGGAGCAGGCTGATACCTCGAGCTGGTTCGCGCCGGTGAGCGAGGTGATCCGGGTCGATGACTTCACGGTCGACATCATGACCACCGCGCCAAACCCGATTTTTCCCGACAGCATCGCCAACTGGATGATGATGGACAGCGGCTGGGCCGAGGCCAATGATGCCGTGCGCCCCGACAAGGATCAGGGCAACTTCGCCACGCTCAACGCCAATGGCACGGGGCCCTTCCAGATCGTTTCGCGTCAGCCCGACCTGTCGACAGTGCTCGAGCCCCATGCCGGCTGGTGGGGGGATGTGGAGCATAACCTGACGCGCGTGGAGATGACGCCGATCCAGAACCCGGCCACCGCGCTGGCCGCGCTTTTGTCCGGCGACGTGGACTTCATCAATCCTGTCCCGATCCAGGATGTCGCGCGGCTCGCTGGCAACCCCGATGTGCAGGTGATCCAGGGCATCGAGGCCCGCGTGATCATGCTGGGCTTCGACCAGCAGGAGGGCGGCCCGTCCACCAACGACATGTTCCTCGACCCCGCCGCGCGCGAGGCCGTGGCCCGCGCGGTGAACGTGCCTGCGATCCTGCAGACGATCATGCGCGGCAATGCCGAGGTGGCCAGCCAGCTCGTGAGCCCCGCCATGCGCGGCTACTCCGATGCCGAGGCCGCGCCTTACGGCTTTGACCAGGATGCCGCGCGCGCCCTCGTTGAAGAGGCGGGCCTCGCAGGGCAGACCATCGAGTTCAAATGCCCGAACGACCGCTATCTGAATGACGAGGCCGTGTGCCAGGCCATCACAGGCATGCTCGCGCAGGCGGGCATGGACGTGACCCTCGATGCGATGCCCGTGTCCAACTACTGGCCCGAGCTGCGCGCGGACAACTTCGACATGTACCTCCTCGGCTGGTCGCCCGGGACCTTCGATGCCGAGCATCCGATCCGCTTCCTCGCGTCCACGCCCAACGAGGAAAAGCGCCTCGGCAGCTGGAACTTCGGCGCCTATTCCAACGCCCGCATCGACGAGCTCTTGCCCATGATCCAGTCCGAGATCGATGAGGAGGCCCGCCAGGCCATGCTCGATGAGGTGGCGGGCATCATGCAGGACGAGGTGGCTTACGTGCCGCTTTATGTGCAGCCGCTTGTCTGGGGTGCCGGCGCGGGGATCGAGCTCACGCAGCGCCCGGACAACTTCTTCATCCTTCGCTGGGTGACGGTGAACTAAGGCTGCTCAAGGGAAATACGCGCCCCGGCCTTCGAGCCGGGGCCTCTGCCCCTGCGAGCGCTGAGGTGGAGGTCCCGGGTCAGGCCCGGGACGTGAAGCGCAAAAGGTCGGGCCTATGCTCTCCTACATCATCAGACGCGTCGGCCAGTCCATCCTCGTGCTGCTCATCACGGGGCTCGTTGCCTTCTCGATGTTCCGCTTCGTCGGCGATCCGATCGACAATATGCTCGGCCAGGAGCGCACGATGGAAGATGTCGAGCGCCTGCGCGCGCAGCTCGGCCTCGATCAGCCCTTCGTTGTCCAGTATTACCGCTTCCTCGAACAGGCCTTGCAGGGGAACTTCGGTGTCTCCTTCCGGCAGGGCCGCCCGGTGGCCGAGATCCTCCTCGAGCGTGCGCCGGCGACACTGGAGCTTGCGGCCGTCTCTGGCCTCTTCGCCATCGTCCTCGGCATCGCGCTCGGCGTCTTCACGGCGATCCGCCGCAACGGCTTCACGGCCAATTTCATCATGTCCGCCTCGCTCATCGGTGTGTCGCTGCCGACGTTTCTCATCGGCATCCTCCTGATCTACCTTTTCTCGGTGGAGCTCGGCTGGCTGCCGTCCTTCGGCCGTGGAGAAACGGTCGATGTGGGAGGATGGTCGACGGGCTTTCTCACGGAGTCCGGCCTCCGCGCGCTGATCCTGCCGTCGATCACGCTGGGCCTCTATCAAATGACCCTCATCATGCGCCTGGTGCGATCCGAGATGCTCGAGGTTCTGAGGCAGGATTACATCCGCTTCGCGAAAGCCCGAGGCCTCTCGGACCGCGTCATCAATTTCCGCCACGCGCTGAAGAACACGATGGTCCCGGTCATCACTGTCATCGGCCTCCAGCTCGGCTCGATCATCGCTTTCGCCATCATCACTGAGACGGTCTTTCAATGGCCCGGCGTGGGCCTCCTCTTCATCAATGCGATCCAGTTCGTCGATATTCCCGTCATGGCCGCCTACCTCATGCTGATCTCGGTGATGTTCGTCGGGATCAATCTTCTCGTGGACATCCTCTATGCCTTCATTGACCCGCGCCTGAGGGTGTCGGCATGACGCGGTTCCTCGAGTCCGATCTCTTTTACGCGTTTCGCACCTCGCCCGTGGCCGTGGTGTCGTTCATCGTGACCGTGCTTCTTGTCCTGTCGGCGGTGCTCGCGCCGCTCATCGCGCCCACGAACCCGTTCGATCCGGCGAGCCTAGATCTCATGAACGGCTTCACCGCGCCCATGGCGCCCAATGCGTTCACCGGCGACAGCTTTCTCATGGGCACCGATGACCAGGGCCGCGACGTCTTCTCCACGATCCTCTACGGCATGCGCATTTCGCTCTTCGTGGGGGTGGCCGCGGTGCTCTTCGCGATGACGCTCGGCATCTTCCTCGGTCTCCTCTCCGGCTATGTCGGCGGCTGGACCGAGACGATCATCATGCGCACGGCGGACGTGCAGCTGACCTTTCCGTCGATCCTCGTGGCCATGCTGATCTTCGGCATCGCCAAGGGCATTACGCCCGTGGAATACCGGGACCAGATGGCGATCTGGGTGCTCATCCTCGCCATCGGCCTCTCCGACTGGGTGCAGTTCGCGCGCGTGGTGCGGGGTGCGACGCTGGTGGAGAAGTCCAAGGATTACGTGGCCGCGGCCCAACTGATCGGGCGCGGGCCTATGACGATCATGGTCCGCCATATCATGCCCAACGTGCTGTCGCCCGTGCTCGTCATCGCCACGATCTCGCTCGCGCTCGCGATCATCGCGGAGGCGACGCTGAGCTTCCTGGGCGTCGGCGCACCGCCCACGCAGCCGTCGCTCGGCACGCTCATCCGCATCGGGCAGGGCTTCCTCTTTTCGGGCGAATGGTGGATCCTCTTTTTTCCCGCCATGACGCTCCTCATGCTCGCGCTCGCCGTGAACCTCCTGGGCGATTGGCTCCGCGACGCGCTCAACCCGAGGCTCAGATGACCCAAGCACTGCACTCGCAAGCGCGCAGGCGCCATGCCCGACCTCGGGTGGGCATCGCTTCGGACGATGGATGCGCACTTCTTGCCGCCAGTCGGGCAACCGTTCGTGGTGCGACATCGGCGTATGCCCTCCCGGGGGGGAGGTCGGGCATGGCGCCTGCGCGCCGGAGCGCTGATACCTCCGCGCTTTGAAGGAGCGAAACATGACCGAGCCCGTCCTCTCCATCCGCAACGTCACCGTCGACATCCCGACGCGGCACGGCCTGTTTCAGCCGGTCCAGAACGTCTCCTACGACATCCGCCCCGGCGAGATCCGGGGTGTGGTGGGCGAGTCCGGTGCGGGCAAATCCATGACCGGCAACGCCGTCATAGGCCTGCTCGACCCGCCCGCGCGCATCGCCGAGGGCGAGGTCTGGCTCAACGGGCGGCGGATCGACGGGCTCGACGCCGAAGAGAAGCGGCGCATCCGGGGCAAGGAGATCGCGATGATCTTCCAGGACCCGCTCACCTCCCTCAATCCGCTCTTCACGGTGGGTCAGCAGCTCGTGGAGACGATCCAGCTCCATCTCGGGCTCTCGGCGGCTGACGCGAAGACGCGCGCGATCGAGCTACTGGATCGCGTACGCATCCCGAACCCTGCCGAGCGTTTCGATCAGTACCCGCACCAGTTCTCCGGCGGCATGCGGCAGCGCGTGGTGATCGCGCTCGCGCTCTGCTCGGAGCCCTCCGTAATCGTGGCCGACGAGCCCACCACCGCGCTCGATGTCAGCATTCAGGCGCAGGTGCTCGACCTCATCAAGGTGCTAGCGCGCGAGCGGCAGGTGGGGGTGATCCTCGTCACCCATGACATGGGCGTCATCGCCGACACGACCGACGAGGTCACGGTGATGTATGCGGGCAAGGTGGTGGAGCAGGGCACCACGGCCCAGATCCTCGGCGCGCCAAGCCATGATTACACAAAGAGCCTCATCGCCGCCGTGCCGCGACCGCAGGTCAAGCTCCACCGCTTCCCACAGGTGAGCTATGGCGGGCGCGAGACGACCTTCAAGATCGAGGACCTCGCGCGCAACTGGGGCCGCTCAACGGCCTCGAAATCAGGCACCCTGCTCGAGGTCGAGGGCCTCACCAAACGGTTCCTGTCCAAGGGCTCCCTCATCCCGT from Pseudomonadota bacterium includes:
- a CDS encoding carbohydrate ABC transporter permease, with protein sequence MARAITPRRKILTTAAAWTIALIIFFPIYWTILTSFKTEAQAINDPPLFFNFDWTLENYAVVQDRSDYMRFLWNSVFIAGGSTLLGILIAVPAAWSMAFVPSRRTKDILLWMLSTKMLPAVGVLYPISLIFVEFNLLDTRGGLILVLMLINLPIIVWMLYTYFKEIPGEILEAARMDGARLREEILYVLTPMAVPGIASTVLLNFILAWNEAFWTLNLTAASAAPLTAFIASYSSPEGLFFAKLSAASTMAIAPILILGWFSQKQLVRGLTFGAVK
- a CDS encoding sugar ABC transporter permease, producing MATKASRSAARVMMAPAVILLLGWMLVPLTMTLFFSFKRYLPLRGDSLERGLDWVGFENYARFLSSSSFWPSVQTTLVMVGGVLLITVVLGVLLAMLLDQPMWGQGAVRILVIAPFFVMPTVSALVWKNMLMDPVNGIFAHLWRFFGADPISWLSDVPLGSIVLIVSWQWLPFATLILLTAIQSLDSEQLEAAEMDGAPPLKRFWHIVLPHLSRAITIVILIQTIFLLSIFAEIFVTTGGAFGTRTLTYLIFQRVIDSQNIGLGSAGGVYAIILANIVAIFLMRIVGKNLDA
- a CDS encoding sugar ABC transporter substrate-binding protein, producing the protein MRKMTALCAASSLAIIASSAAFADGHSATITIATVNNGDMIRMQRYTDQFTEESGIAVEWVTLEENVLRQRVTTDITTNGGAFDIMTIGMYEAPIWGSNEWLVPLDDLSAEYDVDDILPAMRGGLSHDGTLFAAPFYGESSMVMFRTDLMEAAGLEMPDAPSWEFIREAAAAMTDRDNDINGICLRGKAGWGEGGAFINAMANSFGARVFDENWNAQLDSEEWNNTLTFFVDMMNESGPTGYATNGFNENLSLFNQGKCGMWIDATVAASFVTGDDSTVADSVGFALAPDNGLGKRSNWLWAWALAIPAGTQQEAEAKQFIEWATSKDYIELVAENEGWANVPPGARQSLYETPEYQEVAFAQKTLDSILSADPNNPTVDPVPYVGIQFAAIPEWAGFWTEVSQEFSAVYAGQQSVDEALGKAQAIVNDAMEAAGYR
- a CDS encoding LacI family DNA-binding transcriptional regulator, with amino-acid sequence MTKTRIRNMEEFAAVSGISRPTVSKFFNDPSSVRPKIRERIEAALREHEYRPNIYAVNQNRKLTKTIGIVVPLLVDPYFAEIARTLEERCIHAGYRPTLFSAHGSASHEEELLDNLRALKPAGVLLAPLGRTSNKEALRRFCEDVPTLIFDSSVDELGLAFVGSDNAQFTTHIADYLCRTGEPPCFFEMKTPANPNAHRRRQAYINAMESFGHDPQVVSIDGEGWGFEEIGRVGGHEALAKGLFRTNTVLCSNDRLAIGLLTACYERGLKIGRDPDCAIRVAGQDGHPHSRYTCPPLTTISHDYDTVSKTAVDTLFRAIEGNVDAWKSTRIEGKLLMRDSA
- a CDS encoding ABC transporter substrate-binding protein, translated to MTKLTGFMAMATLLSTTTLATAETLRWARAGDALTLDPHAQNEGPTHTIRHQMYEPLIIRDTTGAFEPALATSWSPSEEDPNVWIFELREGVTFHGGEEFTAEDVVFSYERAKQPNSDMKELIGSITEVRAVDDFTIEMVTDGPNPILPSNLTNLFIMDKGWSEANNTVNVQDFEGGEITFATTNANGTGPYMLQSREPDVRTVMVRNDDYWGIDEFPMEVTEIVYTPIQNAATRVAALLSGEVNFLQDMPVQDLARVDDAEGLVVKQAPQNRVIFFGMNQGAADIEADNVDGANPLADVRVRKAMSMAINRDAIQQVVMRGQSEPAGMIAPPFVNGWTAEMDAESSTDIAMAQELMAEAGYGDGFSIRLDCPNDRYINDEAICQAAVGMLGQIGVTVNLDAKPKAQHFPLITDGQTDFYMLGWGVPTYDSEYVFNFLVHGRESDIGTWNGTGFDNDEIDAKIRSLASNTDLEARNADIADIWRVVQDEALYIPIHHQVLNWGMAEGVGIEVDPEDQPKVKYFTMSTMN
- a CDS encoding ABC transporter substrate-binding protein; the encoded protein is MLRFSTALALVLALPASAEEFNFAVTTDPQTMDPHAVNSAPVLGFLNNVYEGLVRRGKDMSIEPSLAVSWEPIGDGEGWRFNLREGVTFQDGSAFNADDVIFSYERASSEQADTSSWFAPVSEVIRVDDFTVDIMTTAPNPIFPDSIANWMMMDSGWAEANDAVRPDKDQGNFATLNANGTGPFQIVSRQPDLSTVLEPHAGWWGDVEHNLTRVEMTPIQNPATALAALLSGDVDFINPVPIQDVARLAGNPDVQVIQGIEARVIMLGFDQQEGGPSTNDMFLDPAAREAVARAVNVPAILQTIMRGNAEVASQLVSPAMRGYSDAEAAPYGFDQDAARALVEEAGLAGQTIEFKCPNDRYLNDEAVCQAITGMLAQAGMDVTLDAMPVSNYWPELRADNFDMYLLGWSPGTFDAEHPIRFLASTPNEEKRLGSWNFGAYSNARIDELLPMIQSEIDEEARQAMLDEVAGIMQDEVAYVPLYVQPLVWGAGAGIELTQRPDNFFILRWVTVN
- a CDS encoding ABC transporter permease, encoding MLSYIIRRVGQSILVLLITGLVAFSMFRFVGDPIDNMLGQERTMEDVERLRAQLGLDQPFVVQYYRFLEQALQGNFGVSFRQGRPVAEILLERAPATLELAAVSGLFAIVLGIALGVFTAIRRNGFTANFIMSASLIGVSLPTFLIGILLIYLFSVELGWLPSFGRGETVDVGGWSTGFLTESGLRALILPSITLGLYQMTLIMRLVRSEMLEVLRQDYIRFAKARGLSDRVINFRHALKNTMVPVITVIGLQLGSIIAFAIITETVFQWPGVGLLFINAIQFVDIPVMAAYLMLISVMFVGINLLVDILYAFIDPRLRVSA
- a CDS encoding ABC transporter permease codes for the protein MTRFLESDLFYAFRTSPVAVVSFIVTVLLVLSAVLAPLIAPTNPFDPASLDLMNGFTAPMAPNAFTGDSFLMGTDDQGRDVFSTILYGMRISLFVGVAAVLFAMTLGIFLGLLSGYVGGWTETIIMRTADVQLTFPSILVAMLIFGIAKGITPVEYRDQMAIWVLILAIGLSDWVQFARVVRGATLVEKSKDYVAAAQLIGRGPMTIMVRHIMPNVLSPVLVIATISLALAIIAEATLSFLGVGAPPTQPSLGTLIRIGQGFLFSGEWWILFFPAMTLLMLALAVNLLGDWLRDALNPRLR
- a CDS encoding ABC transporter ATP-binding protein; protein product: MTEPVLSIRNVTVDIPTRHGLFQPVQNVSYDIRPGEIRGVVGESGAGKSMTGNAVIGLLDPPARIAEGEVWLNGRRIDGLDAEEKRRIRGKEIAMIFQDPLTSLNPLFTVGQQLVETIQLHLGLSAADAKTRAIELLDRVRIPNPAERFDQYPHQFSGGMRQRVVIALALCSEPSVIVADEPTTALDVSIQAQVLDLIKVLARERQVGVILVTHDMGVIADTTDEVTVMYAGKVVEQGTTAQILGAPSHDYTKSLIAAVPRPQVKLHRFPQVSYGGRETTFKIEDLARNWGRSTASKSGTLLEVEGLTKRFLSKGSLIPSRRAYFTAVDAVSFDIKDGEVFGLVGESGSGKSTVARMIATLYPVDDGKVIFDGEEMTGLDAAGIARYRRQIQMIFQDPFSSLNPRMSVGDIVAEPLIHHKLLASGEVGPRVRELLDRVGLASDAHRKYPHEFSGGQRQRISIARALATQPRFLICDEPTSALDVSIQAQILNILKDLQEHLGLSMLFISHDLPVVRQMCDRVGVMRQGKLVELQETSALFESPKSDYTRELLELMPRLDQLSEEEIAGLRA